From the genome of Miscanthus floridulus cultivar M001 chromosome 10, ASM1932011v1, whole genome shotgun sequence, one region includes:
- the LOC136486897 gene encoding RING-H2 finger protein ATL79-like — MTDFHLTALLLWLGDAFLIIAIVAVCCCYYGRRRRDWEEVNDDRRHQEAAAASHAQPAPTAAAVQMAAMAVALLDHVTHKRQNVSGGGGGDDHPAAEEECAICLGQFEDGDRCSVMPGCRHEFHRSCIAKWLMACNNTCPLCRAQLQWDDVAHDMV, encoded by the coding sequence ATGACGGATTTTCACCTGACGGCTTTGCTCCTCTGGCTCGGTGACGCTTTTCTGATCATCGCCATAGTCGCcgtctgctgctgctactacggTCGGCGACGCCGGGACTGGGAGGAGGTCAACGACGACCGGCGGCATCAAGAGGCAGCGGCAGCATCCCACGCGCAACCGGCGCCGACGGCGGCCGCGGTGCAGATGGCGGCCATGGCTGTGGCCCTGCTGGACCACGTCACGCACAAACGCCAGAAcgtcagcggcggcggtggcggcgatgatcatccggcggcggaggaggagtgCGCGATCTGCTTGGGCCAGTTCGAGGACGGCGACCGGTGCAGCGTCATGCCCGGCTGCCGCCACGAGTTCCACAGGAGCTGCATTGCCAAGTGGCTCATGGCGTGTAACAACACCTGCCCGTTGTGTAGGGCTCAGCTGCAATGGGACGATGTTGCTCATGACATGGTGTAG